The Coffea eugenioides isolate CCC68of chromosome 8, Ceug_1.0, whole genome shotgun sequence genome has a segment encoding these proteins:
- the LOC113779267 gene encoding G-type lectin S-receptor-like serine/threonine-protein kinase CES101 yields the protein MKTSLSLTLFAIFGSLCLNYILPVDAISTIRPGDRLNSTSQLVSGGGNFTLGFFTIKETNFSYLGIWYTADDQSRKVWVANPDAPVNMNDPVAISLTIDNEGILKIVSGDNTVMNVSDEVGTGNTTAVLQDSGNFVLMDAGADNRILWQSFDHPTNRLLPGMKLGVNFTTGQSWTLTSWLSDEVPASGAFRLSLERIQDSGQLVIRLRGKDYWTSGPWNDQTFQFLQTLTASYNMFHNNLTFTSTIDSIYFTFQSIGSSLSMLELTPDGEILDDATSLFVSPYEKFCYGYESDNGCVTSALPSCRGNKDKFELKSAYFVDGDSNYDNNSSLSLSDCMKRCWNDCNCDAFASNSNGTGCITWTGGKQYQIDESGQTVQKYVLVKAKKSKGRAWIWVIVALSVVLVLVLLGLLRHLNRRKHKQEEEKRLRDEYIHQLTETDSFKDVNEMENTGREGHNLKIFSFSSIMAATNDFSSENKLGKGGFGPVYKGKLLDGREIAVKRLSRTSGQGLVEFKNELILISKLQHTNLVRVLGCCIHEEEKMLIYEYMPNKSLDFFLFDKEKKELLDWRKRFNIIEGVAQGLLYLHKYSRMRVIHRDLKASNVLLDENMNPKIADFGMARIFKQNETEAITNRVVGTYGYMSPEYAMEGTFSIKSDVFSFGVLILEIISGRRNSSFYNLDDRPLNLVGYAWELWKEGVALELKDPALGDGYNITLLLRSIHVGLLCVQESATDRPTMSEVISMLNNETLPLPAPKQPAFFTGRQALGLTSSETTSTGQSGNNQYGSVNNLTISAMGAR from the exons atgaaaacttcTCTTTCCTTGACTTTGTTTGCAATCTTTGGCAGCCTGTGTCTAAACTATATTCTTCCAGTAGAtgcaataagcacaataaggcCTGGTGATAGATTGAACTCTACTTCACAGCTTGTATCCGGAGGTGGGAATTTCACACTAGGATTCTTCACAATCAAAGAGACAAATTTTAGCTACCTTGGAATTTGGTATACTGCTGATGACCAAAGCAGGAAAGTATGGGTTGCCAATCCGGACGCACCAGTGAATATGAATGATCCGGTAGCTATATCTCTCACAATTGACAATGAAGGAATTCTGAAAATTGTCAGTGGAGATAACACTGTTATGAATGTTTCTGATGAGGTTGGGACAGGCAATACGACAGCTGTTTTGCAagattctggaaattttgttcTAATGGATGCAGGGGCGGATAACCGGATCTTATGGCAAAGCTTTGATCATCCCACAAACAGACTTCTTCCTGGGATGAAGCTTGGAGTCAATTTTACGACAGGGCAGAGTTGGACACTGACCTCTTGGTTAAGTGATGAAGTTCCGGCTTCTGGCGCTTTCAGATTGAGCTTGGAAAGGATTCAAGATTCAGGGCAGTTGGTCATTCGTTTGCGCGGAAAGGATTACTGGACTAGTGGTCCTTGGAACGAtcaaacttttcaatttttgcaaacATTAACTGCTTCTTATAATATGTTTCATAACAACCTTACTTTCACATCCACTATTGACAGCATTTACTTCACTTTTCAAAGTATTGGTTCAAGTTTATCAATGTTGGAGTTGACCCCAGACGGGGAAATTTTGGATGATGCAACCAGTCTTTTCGTCAGTCCTTATGAGAAATTTTGTTATGGGTATGAAAGTGATAACGGATGTGTCACTTCTGCATTGCCTAGTTGCAGAGGCAATAAGGACAAGTTTGAGCTGAAGAGTGCATATTTTGTTGATGGTGACTCTAACTATGATAATAATTCAAGCCTGAGTCTCAGTGATTGTATGAAAAGGTGCTGGAATGATTGCAATTGTGATGCCTTTGCAAGTAATAGCAATGGCACTGGCTGTATAACCTGGACGGGTGGAAAACAGTACCAAATAGACGAGTCTGGCCAAACAGTGCAAAAATATGTGCTGGTAAAAGCAAAAAAATCCAAAG GAAGAGCATGGATATGGGTAATTGTAGCTCTGTCAGTTGTTCTAGTACTAGTGCTATTAGGCTTGTTACGCCATCTGAATCGAAGAAAGCACAAACAAGAAG AGGAGAAGAGACTGCGAGACGAGTACATACATCAGTTGACAGAAACAGATAGCTTCAAGGATGTCAATGAAATGGAAAACACTGGTCGGGAAGGCCACAACTTGAAAATCTTTAGTTTCAGTTCCATAATGGCTGCCACCAATGACTTCTCAAGCGAAAACAAACTTGGAAAGGGTGGTTTTGGACCAGTATACAAG GGAAAATTGCTTGATGGTCGGGAAATAGCAGTTAAAAGGCTTTCAAGGACATCAGGACAAGGACTCGTGGAGTTCAAAAATGAACTCATACTGATTTCCAAGCTCCAACATACAAATCTTGTTCGAGTTTTGGGATGCTGCATCcatgaagaagagaaaatgttAATCTACGAGTACATGCCAAATAAGAGCCTGGATTTCTTCCTGTTTG acaaagagaaaaaggagctaCTGGACTGGCGAAAAAGATTCAATATCATTGAAGGTGTTGCTCAAGGATTGCTCTACCTACATAAGTATTCTAGAATGAGGGTTATACATAGAGACCTAAAGGCTAGTAATGTGTTGTTGGATGAAAATATGAACCCAAAAATTGCTGATTTTGGTATGGCAAGAATATTTAAACAGAATGAGACAGAGGCAATCACTAACAGGGTTGTAGGAACATA TGGCTACATGTCCCCTGAGTATGCCATGGAAGGAACTTTCTCTATCAAGTCTGATGTCTTCAGCTTTGGGGTACTAATCCTCGAAATCATTAGTGGTAGAAGAAACTCTAGCTTCTACAATCTTGATGACCGTCCTCTCAACCTTGTAGGATAT GCATGGGAGCTCTGGAAAGAAGGGGTGGCCTTAGAACTAAAGGATCCTGCACTTGGTGATGGCTACAACATAACTCTGTTACTGAGATCCATCCATGTTGGCCTTTTATGCGTGCAAGAAAGTGCGACGGATAGGCCAACTATGTCAGAAGTAATCTCTATGCTCAACAATGAAACTTTGCCTTTGCCAGCTCCAAAGCAACCGGCCTTTTTTACTGGGAGACAGGCCCTTGGGTTGACTTCATCTGAAACAACATCAACAGGACAATCAGGGAATAATCAATACGGATCAGTAAATAACTTAACCATCTCAGCCATGGGCGCACGATAA